The Vibrio nitrifigilis genome window below encodes:
- the galU gene encoding UTP--glucose-1-phosphate uridylyltransferase GalU — protein sequence MIKKCLFPAAGYGTRFLPATKSMPKEMMPVVNKPLIEYGVDEAIHAGMTDMCVVTGRGKHSIMDHFDTNYELEHQINGSPKEKLLGDIRSLMDSANFTYIRQREMKGLGHAILTGKPLVGDNPFAVVLADDLCVNEEKGVLAQMSELYNQFRCTIVAVQEVPETETHKYGVISGEMIKDNIFRVDDMVEKPEPGTAPSNLAIIGRYIMTPDIFDLIEETEPGKGGEIQITDALLKQAKTGCVLAYKFKGQRFDCGSVEGYIEATNYCYENLYNKKPAASTPVEKVIEDVKEAVTAEA from the coding sequence ATGATTAAAAAATGTCTCTTCCCAGCAGCGGGTTACGGTACACGTTTTCTTCCAGCAACGAAATCGATGCCAAAAGAAATGATGCCTGTGGTAAATAAGCCACTTATTGAATATGGTGTGGATGAAGCGATTCATGCTGGCATGACTGATATGTGTGTCGTAACGGGCCGTGGTAAGCACTCTATTATGGATCACTTTGATACTAACTATGAGTTAGAACATCAAATTAATGGTTCACCAAAAGAGAAGCTATTGGGTGATATTCGTAGCTTGATGGACTCTGCAAACTTTACTTATATTCGTCAGCGTGAAATGAAAGGCTTAGGTCACGCGATATTGACAGGTAAACCATTGGTTGGTGATAACCCATTTGCTGTGGTATTGGCGGATGACTTGTGTGTTAATGAAGAAAAAGGCGTGTTGGCTCAAATGTCTGAGCTATACAACCAGTTCCGTTGCACGATTGTCGCTGTTCAAGAAGTGCCAGAAACAGAAACACACAAATATGGTGTGATTTCTGGTGAAATGATTAAAGACAATATCTTCCGTGTCGATGACATGGTAGAGAAACCTGAACCAGGCACTGCACCAAGTAATCTAGCGATCATCGGTCGTTACATTATGACTCCTGATATCTTTGATTTAATTGAAGAGACAGAACCTGGTAAAGGCGGTGAAATCCAGATCACTGATGCCTTGCTAAAACAAGCTAAAACAGGCTGCGTCCTTGCTTATAAATTTAAAGGTCAGCGTTTTGACTGCGGTAGCGTTGAAGGGTATATCGAAGCAACTAACTACTGCTACGAAAACCTTTACAACAAGAAACCAGCAGCATCAACTCCTGTAGAAAAAGTGATTGAAGATGTGAAAGAAGCAGTTACAGCAGAAGCGTAA